The Helicobacter anatolicus genomic interval AGTGAAGATATTAAAAATAAATTTGTTACACATTGCAATAGTTGCTATTTTACAATGGTTGCAATAGAAGGTGGCAAAAAGGTAAAAATACCACAGTTTGAACCAAAAACAGAGATAGAAAAACGTCGCTGGAATAAAGCAATTGAAAGAAAGAAGAAAATGTTACAAAAGTAGATTTTCTAGACTTTCTTCTTTGGTGTAGAGTTTGATAAAGTCTTCAAACTCTAATTCTATATCTTGATTTCCATAATAATCAATATAAATTTGTTCTTCTATTGTAGAAATATAACAAATTCCTATAATCTCTTCTTGTTTTTTCTTGAAACAAAGTTCAATATATTTGTGAAATGTCTGACCAATTGTGATTAGATCTTTTTTGTTTTTAGGGATAAGGCCATAAAGTGAGAATTTCTTTTGCAAAAAGCAATTATTTTTATAGAGATAATATTGTAGAGTAGGAATACTACTTTCTTTAATAAATTTTTGTTCAATATTGATTCCAAAAATAAGGTTTTTTTCGGTTTTAAAATTAAAGGATTTGAGATATTCTTGCAGACTCATGGGATTTTTTTCTTTAGTAATTTCATTATTTAATACAAAACTTAAAAGATTATCAATATCATTATTGAGTTTTTCAATTTTTTGATCAGTTTTTTCAAAAATATTTTTTTGATTGGCAAGTTCTACATAAGCACGATTTAGCATACTTTCTAAAACTTGAATATAATATTTTTGCTCTGTAATGATTTTTTCATAATCTTGATTATTCATTTTTTTCCTTAAATTTTTTTCCCAAAAGTATAGCATTGATATAGCTTTGTGTAGTAGCTTTATTTTGGTAAGCAATATCAAACCCCACACCATGATCAACAGATGTTCTCAAAATAGGAATATTTAAAGTAATATTGATGCTTTCATAAAAATAAAGTGCTTTAAGTGGTGCAAGACCTATATCATGATAAAGTGCGATAAAAATTTTATACTTTTCTCTCATTGGTGGACTAAAAGCACTATCTGCTGGAAAAGGGCCCTTAAAAATTTCCTTATTTAAAATTTTATTAATTTTATTTATACTTTCTTTTATAATAAAATCTTCATCTCCAATTAGTCCATTGTCACCACAATGTGGATTTAATCCTAATACAGCGATATTTTCTTCCTTAGTGCAGTAATAAAAATTCTTTAAAAATTCTAAAAGATTTTTCTTTGTAATTTTATTGCTTACAGATTTTAAGGGGATATGATCACTAAAAAGTGCAACAAACATTTCTTCGCAACCAAGCATCATAATTCCTTCTTTTTTATAGCGATGGGATAAATATTCTGTATGTCCGACAAAATTAATTTTTGCACATTTCCAAGCAAATTTATGAATAGGCAAAGTAGTAATAAAATCTACCTCATTTTTTTCTGCAAGTTCACATGCTTTTTCAAAACTCTTAAAACTATAGAATCCAGAATCTTCCTGAATTTCTCCTATATGAATCATGGGCATAGGTGCATTAGGTGGAATAAAAATCATATCTTTTGCTAGGGGAATTTTTAGAATGTCACTAATTTTTTTAAGTAATTCTTGATGAGCACAATAAATGGGAGTGCAAAATTTTTTGATAATTTGGTGGGATTTCAGGAGGATTTCAGGAGCAATTCCATTAACATCACCTATGCTCACACCAACTTTATACATTTTTACCCCTAAAATTTATAATTTATCCCTATGCTATCTAATACTTTGTAATAGTTCACATTTATAGAGGTTAATTCTACACTAATTTGATAATTAGGAGATAAATTTTCTTTTATACATTGCATATATAGCCTAATTTTACAAATAGATTTTTGTATAAAACTTTATACATTTTGCTTGATTTTTTTTGTTGCTATTGGTAGAAAAATTATGATCAACAATATTGCATAAACAAAAAATACAAAAATTTATATTTGAAATTTTAGTAAAAATTATCGTTATTTATGATTTTTTGCATATCATCTATTGCATTTTTTAAGCCGACAAAAATTGATCTTGCAATAATGCTTTGCCCAATATTAAGCTCACTAATTTCTTGAATTTCTGCAATTGTTTTGACATTAAAATAATTTAGTCCATGTCCTGCATAGACTTCAAGATCAAGTTTTTTAGCATTTTTTGCAATGGTTTTTATTTGTGTGATGCAATCTTGCAATAAGGATTTTAAATCTGTATTTTCTAGGCTTTTTATTGTGTTTGGTGTTCTTTTGAGATTACTATAAAGCATTAAGGAAAGATTGGCATAACTACCAGTGTGAATCTCAATGCCATCTGCACCATAATCTTTTGAAAGTTCCAAAGATTGCATATCAGGATCGATAAATGTGGCAACTTGTATGTGATTTTTATGAAATTCAGCAATCACATCTTTGATTTTTGTATTTTGCATAATAAGACCACCTTCTGTGGTAATCTCTTCTCTTTTTTCTGGCACTAATGTAACTTTGTAAGGCTTTTTTTTACAAATAAAATCAATAATATTTTCGTCCATTGCACATTCTATATTGACAGGCAAAAATGAAGAATCTATAATTCTTTCTACATCAAATTCATTAATATGGCGTCTGTCTTCTCTTAAATGGATTGTGATTTGAAATACCCCACAATTTTTTGCAATAAAAATTGCTTCTAGTGGATCGGGATCGTTGATTTTTCTGGCTTCTCTAAGTGTGGCAATGTGATCGATATTTAAACCTAAATGCATAAAAATCCTTTAAAAATATTTTTGGTATTATAAAACTTTTTAATTTTGAATATAAAATCTTTGCTTAATAATTGCAAAAATAGATTCAAAATTTGCTATGGAGGGTTCAAAAAGTTTTTTGGCAAGAAGTTTTGTGTTTGGAGGTTTTTTTTCTAGCCATGATTTTACTTGATTAAAAACTTGTAAAGAAGTTGTGCAATGTTGCATTAATTGATGATCTAATAAATAGCGATCATGAAATAAAAAAAGTGAACGTGTAGAAATTGTCGGAATACCTAGATAGCAAGCTTCCAAATTCATTGTCCCACCTCCACCAATTAGCATATCAATGAAAGGATAAAAATCTTGCGGGGAGAATTTTTTGTCTAATATAGTGAGGTTTTTGATGTGGGAAAATTGTTTTTTTAAACTCTCTAAATCATAGCGAGGCATAAGAATTAAATTTACATCAAGTGTGCTTAAAAGTTCTATGCTTTCATAAATAATAGGGAGTTTTTTTTCTACATAATGTGCATTATATTCTTCTTCACGCAATAAAATTGTAGGTTTTGTAGAATCTAAATGATAATTTTGTAAAAAATTTTGTCCTTTTTTAAGATTTTTTAACCAGAGTGCAACATCAATAAATTGATAAGGAATAATATTTTTTGATTCTATTCCTAAAGCACTATAACAAATCTCTGGCACAATAAATGGGCGAAAAATAAGATTACTTAAAGGTAGGGTAAGTTTTGCAACTAAAGAAAGTTTAGAAATTTCAAAACACTCACCAATTAATGGCGTATCAGAAAATTGTACAATAGGGATTCCTAAGCCAAATGCAGTGTGTGTACCTTCTACGCTTACTCCTGTGATAAAAAGCTTAGGTATGCCATATTTTTCAAAAAGTATAAGAAATTCTTTTTGGCGATCTAGACGCGCTTGAAATTTATCAAGCTTTTCTCCTCCACCATATCCCCCCACACAAACTGCAGGAATATTAAATAGTTGTAATAGTTTTAAGCATTCATCATAACCTTTACTTGCACGTGTGGTGATTAGCACTTCATCAAGAGTTTTTAATAATGGAATAAAATCCTTAAAAAATAAAACATATTTTGGATCTGTGATATCTAACCAAATCAAATATTTTTCCTTTTAAAATTCAAATGCTCCTTGTTCGCCTTTATTCATGCTTTCATAGACGGATTTTACATATTCTTGACGTATTTGGCATTGTAAAACCTCTTTACATTGCATACAAGAAGTAAAATTTTTATTTTTTTGACATTCTTGTAAGTTTTGTAAAGTGTTATGAAGTTTTTGTTCAAATATATCGTTAATTGTTTCGCTCATTAAAAACCCTTTGTATTTTTGAATTTAGAAATTTCATATTTGCTACCAAAAAAACAAGGTGTAGTGTCATGAAGGCTTTTACAAGGTAAATCAAGTAATCGTTTTCCATCTTCTGTTATAGCCTCGCCACCACAGCATTCATAAATATAAGCAAAAGGAAAAACCTCAAAAAGTTTTCTTAGTTTGCCATTTGGAGCATCGCTTGTTGCAGGATAACTAAAAATCCCCCCACCTTTGATGAGAATTTGGTGTAAATCAGGCACCATTCCTCCAGAATATCTCAAACGATAACCTTCTTGAAAAAAGGATTCTATGATATTTTTATGCATAGCACTCCAATTTTTTTGTGTACCACCAGTAGCATTGATCTTACCTTTTTCTTTGAGCTTTGGTGTTTCTTTTTCTTTCCATTCTTCGCCATTAAACCCTAGATATAAAACTTGATTTTGGTATGCAAAAATAATTTCAATTTTAGGACCATAGATAATGTAAGAGCTTGCGACAAGATTTTTGCCACTAAAATCTGTTCTATAGATTCCAAAAATGCTACCAATGCTAAGATTGCTATCTACAAGCGATGAACCATCAAGTGGATCATAGGCAATAAGAAAGTCTCCTTCTTGTTTATAGATAGCTTCTTCTTTTTCTTCACTACATATTCCTTTGACACAAGGAAGGGCTAAAAATTTTTTCTCAATGAGTTTATCTGCCATTACATCGACTTGGAGTTGAGTATCTCCGTTACTATTTATACTTTCTAGATAATTACAATTTGCTTGTTGTAATAAAGTATGAGTTTGTAAAGCAATCTCTTTGATGGTATGTAATAAAGTTTGCATTTTTTCCCTTTATTTTTAATTTCCATTATATCTTAATTATTTTTTATGTTATTCTATAACAAAAGTTTTTATATAAATGTTTTAGGGAGAAAATATGCTTGTTGCCCCCAGTCTTTTGTCTGCAAATTTTATGAAACTAGGAGAAGAGGTTAAAAATATTTGTGATAGTGGTGCAGATTTGTTGCATATTGATGTGATGGATGGGCATTTTGTACCAAATCTTACTTTTGGTCCTGTGGTTTTGCAAGGAATCATGCATTATGCAACTAAACCATTAGATATACATTTGATGGTAGAAAATGTGGAGTTTTTTGTAGATTTATTTGCGCCACTTCAGCCAAAATATATAAGTGTGCATTTTGAAGAAGTTAAGCATCTTCATCGTGTGATTTCTCAAATTAGAAAATATGGGATTTCTCCAGCAGTTGTACTTAATCCTCATACAAGCGAAGAAGGGTTAAAATATATTTTAGAAGATATTGATATGGTTTTATTAATGAGTGTTAACCCAGGTTTTGGTGGGCAGAGTTTTATTCCTAGTGTGTGTGAAAAGGTTAAAAATCTTAAGAAACTTATTTTAGATAAAAATCCAAATTGTTTGATTGAAGTTGATGGTGGAGTGAATGATAAGACAATTGATAAGTTAAAAGATTCTGGGGTAGATATCGTAGTTGCAGGGAGCTATATTTTTCAGCAAGATAATTATAAAAAGGCCATTCTTTCTTTGCGATGAGTTACAATAAAATTTATGCAAAATTCCAAAAACCTCATTTAAAAAATGAAAAGTTTTTGCCTTTTATTCGAGATATTTTTGAGGTTGATGATTCAAATTTAGCGTTAGAATTATTGCAAGGTTGTGGATTTTGGTTGATGCAAAAAGATGAATTTTTTGAACTCGGCACACTGTATAAAGAAATTAATGATAGTGTGTTTTGTTTTGTGGATATTGAGACGATAGGTTCTAAGCCACAAGATTCTAAAATTATAGAAATTGGTGCAATAAAATATTATAAGGGCAAGATTATTGATCGTTTTGAAACATTGGTATATGCAGAATTTGTTCCTGAGCATATTGTAGAACTTACAGGAATTACTACACAAATGTTAGAAAATGCACCAATGGAACATAAAATCTTAAAGGCATTTAGGGAATTTTTGGGAGATAGTATTTTTGTTGCACATAATGTGTTATTTGATTATACTTTTATTAGTGAAAAGTTAGAAATTTATGGAGATTTTCCTCTGTTAAATCCTAGGCTTTGTACAATTGATTTGGCAAGAAAAAGTATTTTATCTTTGCGTTATTCTTTGGGATATTTAAATCATTTTTTAGGAATTAATATAAAAGAACAACATCGTGCACTTTCTGATGCACGTATGAGTTTGGAAGTTTTTAAAATCGCACTTTTATCTTTACCGCATAATGTTAAAAATATACAAGAACTTATTGAATTTTCTCGTGGTAAAAAACTTTAGTTACGAAAATATTAAAATAATACAAAGTGGAGAACTAAAAAATAGAGGAGGACTTAGCCAGAAGGCTAAGAAAATAGTAAAATTACTTTTGATTGAGTATTTCTAATACTGCAACTGCATGTGGAGTCATTGCACCGCATTTATTGCAAACTGTGTAGATTGCAGGTACATGAGGTCCATTAACATTCACACTACCATCGATTTTATTTTGTAGCATAATGCTTGTAAAACCAGGTGCAACACCAATATCTTTGCCACCGCAAGTTGGGCAAGAAAGTTTTGCACCCTTTTCTTTTAATTTTTCTAAAATTCCTTCAGGCGTAATATTGATATCTGCCATTATATGCTCCTTGTTAGATAATATAGATGGTTTATTATACAAAATTCATTATTGTTTTACTACTTTTTGTTGCAAGATTGAGAGGTTTTTTTCATCATCAGGAAGCCTCTCTTCTCTGAGTAGGGATTCCAAAGTGTTTGGATCATACTTTTTATGATTAAAAATAAGAATATTTACCTCATCTCCATTTTGCAAGAATCTTGTTTCACCTAAATGCGTGTAGCGTGTGGCACCTATAGCAATTATGCATTTTTCTGGGAAATTATTATTTTTGATAATGCGGTGCATATCTTCTAGCACAACCATATCTTCTTGATGATTGAGTTTTTGGATAAGCCATTCTAGTAGTTTGTCATAAAAAAAACTATAGCTTAATAAAGGAGAACATTCTCCATAAGCATGTATTTTGCCATCAATTTTAATAAAAGAGGCGATGGAAAAATCATCACATACTCCACCTTCTTGAAAAGAATCAATCGCTATTTTATTGCCATATCCCTTGCAGCCTGTAGAAAAATTTTTTTTCTGAGAGATTTTTTTAGCATTTTTATCATTTCTTACAGAAGCATCATTAAATGCCATAAAAAATTTTGGTACCAGCGTTTTAATGTATCCATTTTCATAGGTAATGTCACATTCAATTCCTACTTCTGGTTCTGCTTGCACGCATAAAGTAGAATCTTCTGGTAAAATAATTTTTTGATTATCAAAACAGAAGCGTTGTAATTTTTCATGATTTGGCACATAAAAAGGGAAAATACCTTTTGGTGCATTTTCTTCGCTACAAATCCCACAAAAATCACTAGCTTCGCCCGCTTGCTCCAAATGGTTAGCAAAATTTCCTACTATCCCTACGCCTAAATAGTGTTTCATTTTTATATCCTATCTTTTATTAAAGTTTTGATTATTCACAATCTGAATAGATTCAAAAACTACCTTAATTATTAAAAAAAATGTTAAACATTTTAGGCATTAAAAGAGTTTTTTGATAAAATTATTTTTTGGATAGGCTATTTTGTAACATATTAAAGAGTGTATCAATAGATATTAGAAGAAAAAAGGAGAAAAAATGAAATCAGATAATTTAGAGGCAAAAAAACAACAAGTTTTTGATGAAATTTTGGAGCGTGCAAAGCAAAAAGGAGCAATTAAAGTAGCTGTAGCACAACCTACAGATAAAAATAGTCTTGAGGGTGTGATAGATTCTTATCAGGCGGGATTAATTGATCCAATTCTTGTTGGAGATAAAGAAAAAATTATAAATTGTGCAAAAACTTTGGGTTTTGATATTAGTGCTTTTGAAATAGTTGATGTACCAACAGATAAGGAAGCAGCAACAGCGGCTGTTGAATTTGCTACAAAGGGGATTGCAAAAGCATTGATGAAGGGAAATTTGCATACCAATGATATTATGAGTGCTGTACTTAAAAAAGAGGCAGGATTAAGGACAGATAGAAGCATTTCTCATGCTTTTGTTATGGATATTCCTACTTATCATAAAGCATTAATTATTGCAGATTCTGCAATTAATATTGCTCCAAATTTTGATGTAAAATTTAGTATTCTGCAAAATAGTGTAATACTAGCAAAAAATCTCGGAATCAAGACCCCAAAAGTAGCAATTTTAAGCGCAGTAGAAATGCCTTATGAAAAAATGCCAAGTTCTGTTGAAGCATTTGACCTTGCCAAAAAAGCAAATGAAGAAATAAAAGATGTGATTTGCTACGGACCTTTAGCTTTTGATAATGCAATTTCAGAAGAGGCTGCAAAAATTAAAAAAATTAATTCTCCTGTATGTGGGGATCCGGATATTTTAATCGTACCACAAATAGAATCAGGAAATATTTTATTTAAATCGTTAGTCTATCTTGCACATGCAAAGGTTGCAGGAGTAGTGCTTGGAGCAAAGGTGCCTGTAATTTTGACTTCAAGAGCAGATAGTCCAGAAGCAAGAGTGTCTTCTTCTGCTTTAGCAGTTTTAGTAAGTGAATAAGATTAAGGAGAGAAAATGAAAGAAATTTTTTTAGTAATTAATGCAGGAAGCTCTAGTTTAAAGTTTAAAATTTTTAATTTATCAAATGAAGTGATAGCATCAGGTCAAGTAGAGGGAATTGATGTGTCACCAAGTTTTAAGGCTAAGGATGGTGAGGGCAATGTGATTGGTGAATATAAATGGGAAGAGAAAGATGCTCACAATCATGCAATGGTTTTAGAATATCTTATCCAGTGGATTCTAAAAATCTTTAAAGATTATAAACTTAGGGCTTGTGGACATCGTGTGGTACATGGAGGAACAATTTTTAAACATTCTGTGTTGATTGATGAAAAGGTGATTGCTGATATTGAGAACTTGATTCCGTTAGCACCTTTGCATCAACCTCACAATTTACGAGTAATCAAATTAATGTATCAGATGTTTCCAGATCTTCCACAGGTTGCAGTTTTTGATACGGCATTCCATCAAACAATGCAAGGCAATGCAATAATGTATGCTATCCCTTATGCACTTTATAAAGAGGGAGTACGACGCTATGGGATGCATGGAACTTCTTATGCATATATTGTCAAAAAAATGGAGCAAGATTTTCCAGAGTTTGCTAAGAAAAAAATTGTTGTTGCACATATTGGGTCAGGTGCTTCACTTTGTGCAATTGAAAATGGCAAATCTGTAATGACTACAATGGGGATGACAGCATTAGAAGGTGTGCCAATGGGAACTAGACCAGGATCTTTAGATGCAGGTATATTGCTTTATTTGATGGAAAATAAAGGTTATGGTTTGGATGAAATTAGAGACTTTTTATATTACAAATCTGGCGTAGGCGGACTTTCTGAATTTAGTTCTAATTTCTATACATTAGAAACTAATATGGACAAAAATGAAGGTGCAAAAAGAGCAATTGAATTTATTGTATTTAGAATTGCAGAAGAGATTGCTAGATTAAGTGTAAGTTTGGGTGGGATTGATGCATTGGTCTTTACGGCTGGCGTAGGCGAAAATTCTTCTTATTTTAGAAAAGCAATTTGTCAATATCTTACATATTTGGGAATCAAAATTGATGATGATAAAAATAGTAAAAAAGCCTTACAAATTAATGCAGAAGATAGTAGAGTAGGGATTTTTGCAA includes:
- the rpe gene encoding ribulose-phosphate 3-epimerase, producing MLVAPSLLSANFMKLGEEVKNICDSGADLLHIDVMDGHFVPNLTFGPVVLQGIMHYATKPLDIHLMVENVEFFVDLFAPLQPKYISVHFEEVKHLHRVISQIRKYGISPAVVLNPHTSEEGLKYILEDIDMVLLMSVNPGFGGQSFIPSVCEKVKNLKKLILDKNPNCLIEVDGGVNDKTIDKLKDSGVDIVVAGSYIFQQDNYKKAILSLR
- a CDS encoding 3'-5' exonuclease, with protein sequence MSYNKIYAKFQKPHLKNEKFLPFIRDIFEVDDSNLALELLQGCGFWLMQKDEFFELGTLYKEINDSVFCFVDIETIGSKPQDSKIIEIGAIKYYKGKIIDRFETLVYAEFVPEHIVELTGITTQMLENAPMEHKILKAFREFLGDSIFVAHNVLFDYTFISEKLEIYGDFPLLNPRLCTIDLARKSILSLRYSLGYLNHFLGINIKEQHRALSDARMSLEVFKIALLSLPHNVKNIQELIEFSRGKKL
- a CDS encoding pyridoxine 5'-phosphate synthase, with amino-acid sequence MHLGLNIDHIATLREARKINDPDPLEAIFIAKNCGVFQITIHLREDRRHINEFDVERIIDSSFLPVNIECAMDENIIDFICKKKPYKVTLVPEKREEITTEGGLIMQNTKIKDVIAEFHKNHIQVATFIDPDMQSLELSKDYGADGIEIHTGSYANLSLMLYSNLKRTPNTIKSLENTDLKSLLQDCITQIKTIAKNAKKLDLEVYAGHGLNYFNVKTIAEIQEISELNIGQSIIARSIFVGLKNAIDDMQKIINNDNFY
- a CDS encoding DUF354 domain-containing protein; this encodes MIWLDITDPKYVLFFKDFIPLLKTLDEVLITTRASKGYDECLKLLQLFNIPAVCVGGYGGGEKLDKFQARLDRQKEFLILFEKYGIPKLFITGVSVEGTHTAFGLGIPIVQFSDTPLIGECFEISKLSLVAKLTLPLSNLIFRPFIVPEICYSALGIESKNIIPYQFIDVALWLKNLKKGQNFLQNYHLDSTKPTILLREEEYNAHYVEKKLPIIYESIELLSTLDVNLILMPRYDLESLKKQFSHIKNLTILDKKFSPQDFYPFIDMLIGGGGTMNLEACYLGIPTISTRSLFLFHDRYLLDHQLMQHCTTSLQVFNQVKSWLEKKPPNTKLLAKKLFEPSIANFESIFAIIKQRFYIQN
- a CDS encoding class 1 fructose-bisphosphatase; its protein translation is MQTLLHTIKEIALQTHTLLQQANCNYLESINSNGDTQLQVDVMADKLIEKKFLALPCVKGICSEEKEEAIYKQEGDFLIAYDPLDGSSLVDSNLSIGSIFGIYRTDFSGKNLVASSYIIYGPKIEIIFAYQNQVLYLGFNGEEWKEKETPKLKEKGKINATGGTQKNWSAMHKNIIESFFQEGYRLRYSGGMVPDLHQILIKGGGIFSYPATSDAPNGKLRKLFEVFPFAYIYECCGGEAITEDGKRLLDLPCKSLHDTTPCFFGSKYEISKFKNTKGF
- a CDS encoding acetate/propionate family kinase, with protein sequence MKEIFLVINAGSSSLKFKIFNLSNEVIASGQVEGIDVSPSFKAKDGEGNVIGEYKWEEKDAHNHAMVLEYLIQWILKIFKDYKLRACGHRVVHGGTIFKHSVLIDEKVIADIENLIPLAPLHQPHNLRVIKLMYQMFPDLPQVAVFDTAFHQTMQGNAIMYAIPYALYKEGVRRYGMHGTSYAYIVKKMEQDFPEFAKKKIVVAHIGSGASLCAIENGKSVMTTMGMTALEGVPMGTRPGSLDAGILLYLMENKGYGLDEIRDFLYYKSGVGGLSEFSSNFYTLETNMDKNEGAKRAIEFIVFRIAEEIARLSVSLGGIDALVFTAGVGENSSYFRKAICQYLTYLGIKIDDDKNSKKALQINAEDSRVGIFAIPTNEELMIVLDTVELTK
- the pdxA gene encoding 4-hydroxythreonine-4-phosphate dehydrogenase: MYKVGVSIGDVNGIAPEILLKSHQIIKKFCTPIYCAHQELLKKISDILKIPLAKDMIFIPPNAPMPMIHIGEIQEDSGFYSFKSFEKACELAEKNEVDFITTLPIHKFAWKCAKINFVGHTEYLSHRYKKEGIMMLGCEEMFVALFSDHIPLKSVSNKITKKNLLEFLKNFYYCTKEENIAVLGLNPHCGDNGLIGDEDFIIKESINKINKILNKEIFKGPFPADSAFSPPMREKYKIFIALYHDIGLAPLKALYFYESINITLNIPILRTSVDHGVGFDIAYQNKATTQSYINAILLGKKFKEKNE
- a CDS encoding bifunctional enoyl-CoA hydratase/phosphate acetyltransferase; the encoded protein is MKSDNLEAKKQQVFDEILERAKQKGAIKVAVAQPTDKNSLEGVIDSYQAGLIDPILVGDKEKIINCAKTLGFDISAFEIVDVPTDKEAATAAVEFATKGIAKALMKGNLHTNDIMSAVLKKEAGLRTDRSISHAFVMDIPTYHKALIIADSAINIAPNFDVKFSILQNSVILAKNLGIKTPKVAILSAVEMPYEKMPSSVEAFDLAKKANEEIKDVICYGPLAFDNAISEEAAKIKKINSPVCGDPDILIVPQIESGNILFKSLVYLAHAKVAGVVLGAKVPVILTSRADSPEARVSSSALAVLVSE
- a CDS encoding DUF5718 family protein, translated to MKHYLGVGIVGNFANHLEQAGEASDFCGICSEENAPKGIFPFYVPNHEKLQRFCFDNQKIILPEDSTLCVQAEPEVGIECDITYENGYIKTLVPKFFMAFNDASVRNDKNAKKISQKKNFSTGCKGYGNKIAIDSFQEGGVCDDFSIASFIKIDGKIHAYGECSPLLSYSFFYDKLLEWLIQKLNHQEDMVVLEDMHRIIKNNNFPEKCIIAIGATRYTHLGETRFLQNGDEVNILIFNHKKYDPNTLESLLREERLPDDEKNLSILQQKVVKQ